A single genomic interval of Buchnera aphidicola str. Bp (Baizongia pistaciae) harbors:
- the rplU gene encoding 50S ribosomal protein L21 gives MYAIFKSGGKQHKVIKGQTIRLEKINQSIGTQIKFKKILMCCNGTHITIGKPHIHNNFILANIINHGRHKKIKIIKFNRRKHYKKQQGHRQNFTDVLITNIHNNYREQNNGS, from the coding sequence ATGTACGCAATTTTTAAAAGTGGTGGAAAACAACACAAAGTTATAAAAGGACAAACTATTAGATTAGAAAAAATAAATCAATCTATAGGAACACAAATAAAGTTTAAAAAAATATTAATGTGTTGCAATGGTACACATATTACAATAGGAAAACCACATATACATAATAATTTTATATTAGCAAATATAATTAATCATGGACGACATAAAAAAATTAAAATTATCAAATTTAATCGTCGAAAACATTATAAAAAACAACAAGGACATCGTCAAAATTTTACTGATGTATTAATTACAAACATACATAATAATTATAGAGAACAAAACAATGGCTCATAA
- the rpmA gene encoding 50S ribosomal protein L27: protein MAHKKAGGSSRNGRDSHSKRLGVKHFGGETIRSGSIIVRQRGTKFHAGNNVDCAKDHTLFATSQGKVKFEKKGKCNRTYVSIIPE from the coding sequence ATGGCTCATAAAAAAGCAGGTGGGTCAAGTAGAAACGGAAGAGACTCACATTCAAAAAGATTAGGAGTAAAACATTTCGGAGGAGAAACAATACGTTCGGGTAGTATTATTGTTCGTCAAAGAGGTACAAAATTTCATGCAGGAAATAATGTTGATTGCGCTAAAGATCATACTTTGTTTGCAACATCTCAAGGCAAAGTAAAATTTGAAAAAAAAGGAAAATGCAATAGAACATACGTTAGCATAATACCTGAATAA